The stretch of DNA GCACCAGGCGCAGAATTGAAAATCTTATGTTCCGATCAGAACGAGTGATACACCAATCTAAAGGTGTCGCAAAAACtaaaaggattgcatacccagactataaaaatttcaattagttTGGGAACTCTAAgggaaaatttagaaaattggtGGGGGTAAAAGTTTTCCTGTATTAAGCCTAATAAAAACACGCATCGAATGACCTTAAACTTACAAAAGTTCTACTATCaaattttgtgacgaaaagtGCTTGTACATTATTGTCCCGAATGAATAAGTTAGTTCttttaagatatcttaaattaaGATTATGCTTTTCTTTCACTTTTGAATGATGTAGGAACACTTTATTTTACCTTAAACACTTCCACAAATTCCCTTTAAATGCCAAGTTCACATTGaaagcaatttaaaatatctctgCATCCAATTTCAGTGCCTGGTGACCTGACTTTTGAGCCGGCGACGACTTCCCGGCTGCCGCATCTTATCGCCGGTCAATAAATGTACATAAATGCGCCCACGACAGGACAAATAGCAAGGAGCAGGGACTCGAACGgccacagaaacagaaacaataaCAGTAGCAAAGCCGCAGAACTCGACCACAACAAGCCACAATCGGCAATCATCAACACTGGCGCGCCGCAGACCTCAAAAGAGGGGTCAAGGGGTCAGAGGTCAGAGGGAGAGTTTCCAAAGGGCGCCAGTTGCATTTTGACAACGTCAACGAACCGGCAACGAAAAACACCCGCGCACACAGGCCATGACAGCTGCACGGGAGACCATCTCCTCCCCGGGCAGCGGACTAGgaatcggattcggattcggatccGGGGAAAAACTAAGGCTGGAGCCCCAGTTACAGCCACATCGGGTGGCCAAGAATCTGCACGCCCTGCTGGATCTGCCCGCGGCGATGGAACTGCGCCAAATTGAGTTGATCTATCGGGCGGAGGGTAATGCAAATTTGGTGCTCGCCTTGCcgcaatttaaaaaagttttacgttTGCCAAAAATGATATCCAGCAGACGGCGGCCGGAGGAGCGGAATGAGCGGAATGAGCGGAGTGAGCGGGATGAGCCGCAGGAGGGTGAGGTTGCCCAGCCGGAAGGGCAAGGCGAATCATCCGCCGAGGAAGGGGCGGAAAAAGGTTCGTATGCACACTCcgaaaaaatataactaattttataaactacccaaagaattcaaaaaaaatgttgatttaaaaTTAGGAGCTCTAATTGATATGATAAAAGTAATATAAGTGTGATAATTatctatataaataatatgatttgataatttaaataataggattaaatattaatttttatcctaaacttaaaattagattaaagcttgaacaattttttaacataaatttaTCTTAACCAATTTACTTGAATTcgaatttaaagaatattgtATACTGCTTATAAGCCGATCTCTAAAGATAAAATTTaggttttaggtatataaatattttattaggcCCTATAGTCTTTTAAGTCAGTTAGCAACCATGTCAGAAATACCTGATGTAGTAGTGGCTAAATaagttgtatttgtttgaatttacaaacaaatttttacagTTTCCTTTCcttattaagaaaaatttttccTACCTTTTCATGTAGTGCCTCGTAATTCAAACCAAACTATGATCagcttttctaaaaatccATACTTTTTTGCAAGTGTTTGGGCCAGCCTGTTATTGTTAGTTGGGCTGCCTTATATTttcctcctcttttttttgttggacaGGAAATGGTTGCGTGAAACTTCAAACACCCAGACAAGCTGCTGCTCCATCTCCCGTCTCCCAGCCAATTTGAGTATTGTGCTTTGGTTATTGCCCGCTTGGCTGGATTCTGACCCACCATCAACCGCCGCCCACTTCCTTTTCCCGTCGCCCTTTGCCCTTTTGCACATCTCTCTATCTCTGTGCATCTTTTGGCCATTGCATCAAATgtgtttatttcatttatccACATTTCTCTTATAGTTCCTCGTgatgctgcttctgctggacCATcgcctccatctccatctcaaTCTCTAGCTGGCGACTTGACAATGCCGGATTTTATGGCTTATATCGGGATAATGCGCCGTCTATTAGGAAATGAGTTTGTCTGCGGAGCGGATATTGTTGCCATACCAAAGGAAGACGATAGATTCTGGATAAACGAGCACATACGCGCCCAAAGACCGGGTGAGTGCACTGTGCGAAAATTACTTATTACTATCTTTAATCAAATTTTGGGTTTCATTACTGGCTGACTGAATTTATTTTGCCTTAATATACCtgaatttaaataatcatAACTATTGCGTGATttaaaatcgcattaaaataATCATCATGAGTTCTTCTTCTTTTCGTTTATGAAAACTTTTAAGGAACTACAATCATAAATTCTTTGATTCGTTtaaattgctttatttttcCACGTAGCTCTGGTAAGCATTTTCCGAGACGGAAAACTATTCACGGATACCGCGTTTTCCCGCCATTCAAGCGGATATCCACTGTGGCATTTTGTGTTGGTGTTTCCCCGTTGTGGGTAGAAAATTTCGTATTTGATCAGCTTTTGCTGCAGTGCCTCCCTTTTGGCCTTTTGCAACTGCAGCGGAGGACTCCCCCCTCATCCTTCCTGGCCGCCTTCCAAAGCCTTTAGAGCCACTGCAATCAATCATAAACGAGCGTTTTAGTGCTTCGTCCCTTTCACTGACGTTTACGATAGAGAAGGAGGGAGTAGATCCTTTGCTCTAGTTTCagctttcagttttcagtttcagttcagcAGTCCACATGGGACTGATTAGTGGCGGACGCCATAGTCGTGGCCATATATCAAAATCGGGTTTATGCCCGCCAGCCAGCAACAGGCTGCGGAGCTCCAGAGCTGCAGAACTGGCCAGCGATTTATCATTCACCTTCGCCGACTAACCGTCTAACCATCTAACCATCGAACCGTCTAAACCACCGCCAGTGGGCGTCTATATATCAATAATCGCCGGATGCTGGCGCTTGCACTTTACATTCATTGGGAGGCCATACCCCTCATACCCCGCATTTTCCTGACTTTCCCGCTTTTCATTTCTGTCTGTTCTGTTTTCCCCAAAACCCATTGCAGTTTCGCGTCTGGATAAGGAATTTGTGGGGCCATTCGGCCTGCTGCTGCCAGATGTGACCCAATTGCCTGCCACGTTCGATGTTTTACTTGCCAATTTACAGGTGAGTTGGTCGTCGTCAGCTGCTCCTGCAGCTCCTTTTGCTCCCCTTGCTCCTTCTGCTCCTGCTGAGGCTGCTGTTTTGGCCGGGGAAGCTGTCCAAATAAATTGTGTATTTTGTACAAGGACAATATTGGCATTTTTCGGCCATATGTGCTGGACACGTTAGCCAAAAGCTGCGGCCGTTTCTGCTCCTGCTGCGGTTTAGTTTGCCTTTGTGTGGAGGCATCCACCTAAACCAGCCACCCATCCAAATTCGTAGCTAAACCCTGGCCAAGGACCATAAATCAACGGTTCtttgttttgaattaaagTGGGCAACAGTGTAAACACTTTGTTGGCGTTACTTGCAACCTTGCCCCGTCCACTGGATCCACATTTCGATCCGTTtcgtttcggtttcagtttggTTTTGTACTTGTGCGGTTATAAAAGATGCCGAAATTGCTTTGAAAGTGCCGCCATAGCTGCAAGTTTTATTATATGCCCTATGTCCACCTAAAATCGGACAGCCATCGGGTACATGGAGGAAAAAATACAGTCTAAAGTCAAGAAAAATTTGTGTGGTAATCTAAGAATTTTCCTTAATCAAGAAAAAGTTGTATCTTAATTTATAACAGTTTTTTATGtcattaaacaattaaaaataaaggagtgtattttcaatattcatatttcaatattcaatatttcaatattcaattttagcttttataaaaattaaaaacaaagtttCCCTTACGAAAAGTTTCCCTTATTTAAagaacttttgttttaatttcaagaACGTTTGGTACTCTTTTTAAACGTTCTTAACTTTTTCCCTCAGTGTAGCTTAGCTAACTGGAAGCACATGCGATGGGGGAAGAGGGAGAATACCCCTTGTAGGACTTCAGGGTACTCCTGTGTTCGATCATTTGCCGACCGCcgtttctttattattttttgccaattttttggCTATTTGTTCGCCGTACTCGCTGGGTACATATTGAATTTATGGCTTTGGTGCCAAAGCATTGACCGAAATAAAATTGCCGGCAAAGGAAACAAACAGCCAGTGGAGCAGGGGCAGTGGAAAAAAGGCCATAGAATGtggtacatatgtatatacaaaCAACGTGGCCCATAACTAACGCCATATTGTGTGGGCGAAAAAAAGCAGGGGAAAAGGTAGCCGAAGAGCTGGAGAAAAAACCCATTTAATTGCGgctttaaatgttaattttcaatttcaagtTGGGAAGCGCGAATGGAGGAGGAACTCCATGTCGTGCCGGCCGTTGGCTCCATAACTCATCATACAATCAGCGCaacaacttttgttttatgtcACACCAGCAACGGGAGcaacaggagcaggagcagcgatAACCTGTCCAAGGACCTCGATCCCAAACCATGCGGAACCATGGTAGCTTTATTCATGATGGTTTCGctccgtttttctttttttcgtgCTGCGCTCGTCGCTGCATTTTCAAGTCAAAATGGCATCAACGCCGGGGCAAAAGTTCGCGGTACACGGCAGGCATAATATTTCATGGCAGGACATGCCGGCACCTTCCTTTTACTCCATTTCCTGGGGATCGCGGAGGGGAAGGGGCATCCGGGGAGCAGGCAGGAGCAAGAGCAAGAGAAAATAAGCGAAACGATATAATTTTTGCAGGCAAAGGGCACAACAGGAGATGAAactggaggagcaggagcaacaaGGACACCCCTTCGTCGTCTGGGCGATACATATGCCATCGAAATAAAACCCAAACAAGGCTGGCTCCAGTTGGCAAGTGATGTCAacgatttatttgatttaatgcCGCCAGGAGCAGAGACAAAGCCCAAGGATCAGGGGGAGcagaaggagcaggagcagaaggACAAGTGCTGGTGTCGCTTTTGCAGCATGCAACTGCTGAAGGTGAGTGACTGCCATGATAACGAAGGTCATTTTAGTCTCTCATTTCATTCCTTTCCCTTCACTCCCTTCGACAGCTGCACAATGGGAAAATCAAACGTTTGGGCCACTACTGTCCGCTGGATCTATTCTCCGGGTATGTCATCGAACCCAGGACACAGAACAACCGAGCAATATACAGGACAATGaagaggcggaggaggcggaggaggaggctgcTCCTTTGGCACGAACATCGAGTCATAAATTTCAATCTGCTCCATTTGCGTGTCCTGTCGTGCTTCATAATTCCAACACTTTCGGTTACTGTTTGCCACTCCTTCTGCTTTAGTGTCGgctatttctccttttttttgctgtatttTTTCAGGTCCCAGAGTTCTGGGTTCTCCGGGTCCACCACTTCAATTGCAATCCCAGTTTCATTCGTTTATTTGCGGCCCGCTGTTTCAAGTCATGCGTGCATCCGtgcacaaaattcaatttgcttgCGCTTTCATTCCGGTTTACCGCTTGCCCCTCCTCGTCCTCTGACCCCACTTTTTATGGCCTCCTCCTTGCCCGAAACACCCCTTCGAAAATTGTTGCCAAttcttttgcctttgtttCGGGTGCCAGCATCTTCCATAtatcccatatgcatatacatCGCTTTTAATAGTAATATTCATAAGTACAGCACGTGACGAAAGTAGCTAGGCTTTTCGGTACTCTGAGATTGATAGAGAACCTCAGGAtccaatgaaatattttatgaattccCGAGCTAATGAAAAATTTCTCATGTACCTGTTTCTTATCAtcgtaaaaatatgttaacatacaaatttaattagtattaattatataatttatggtTATTGGGGCTTTTCAGAACAAATTTGGTGCtgtatacttttttaataccacatttcctttcatatttttcattaagaTATTCTGCGCattgcttaaaataatttgttaatagGCTAGCTTACtttatgattttaattgttcccATAATTTGTATACGCCTTATAATTATCACCCACACTGTACTACAAACATGTCCGCTGATGTATTTCCACTGGTTCTTTTCTCTGCTTTTAGTGCACCCAGTCGTATGCTCGATGCCTTGGATGCACTTCTCGCCTGCCCGCAAAATAATTTACGTGTATTTCAGAAcggcaatttaatttatggcgATCACGCGAACTCGATTTCCTTCGATGAATTGCACTCGCGTGTCTTTCCCGGGTAAGTCAGCtttgcttttaaataaatatatatagaaaacaTGATGGACGAGAGAGATTTAAGAGCTGGGAAAGCGAAGAATTTAGCTTTTATTCCTATGGAAATCAaaatcatttcatttatttccatAGAGATGTATTTTATGACATTTCCAACTGTCCGAAAAGTTCCTATAATTACTTTCTCCTCGAGTCATTCCTTCTCGGGCATAAATTTTCATGAGCAAAGGAGGAAAACTCTCAACAATTTGGCCACACGCaaatattcaataaataatgcaAGAAGCAACAGCCAAACACAAATTCTCGAGTGCCAAATGCCAACATGGCCATTTTCCCGGCTGcatcctctctctctctctgcccaGATCTCCGATTCACCTGGCTTTCAACTTTTTCTCGACCCACCCCCCGTTGGTTTTTCCATGTTTTTCCGTGGCTGTGTCGCCTCAACACCTTTTGGCACCACGTTGACAACGCCGACAACGACCACACGGAATGGGAATGCGCATTGAAAACGCtaacaaacaaaattcaacCAATGCCaacgccatcgccatcgcttCCATGGCCATCGCCATAAAATCTCTGAAATTCTCCAGTGAAATTATGGTGCTTATAAAACATTTGCTGGTGGCCTGCCTGCTCAGGGAATACAAGGTGAgatacactgaaaaaataatacacagtaaattataaatgacGTTTTGTCCTcagaatatttattattatccaAAAACATATTATATATTCTTAGCGaactttgattaaaaataaatatattcttaaaattccacaaaattatattgaaacttacaaaattgttaattttttcaacaTAATGTTATCTAACTAAGTTTactattttacatattacaCGATgactattttattatttaaatcggAAGAAAACTTATCAAattctgaattttattttcaagccataacaatatttattttaatataaattacgaATACTACTTACCAACTAATTGAAGGTATATAGAATTGGTTTTTCTGTCCCTGTTTCTAGAATTCCTCTGCAATTTTAAGAACTTACCACTGAAGTAGGGTTATACagttctttttaaataagaaatagaaaatcacTGAGTTGGCAATAAGGAGCTtatattgttttgatttttcccCGTGCAGCAACCAGAGTCCAACCGGCCAGAGAGTCCCAATCAGAAGCAGAACCAGAATCAGACTCTAGACCAGGAGCAGCTGAATCAGAGTCGCGTTTCAATTGCGGCGACGGAGACAAAAGCCGGAGCTGCTGGAATTGGCGCCGCTAATGTTGTCCTGCCGTTTGGAGGCGTGGcagccgcctcctcctcctctgttGTCACTGCCGGTCAATCCTCGACGAGGACAAGAGCAGCTGCTGCAACAGCCACGACCCAAAGGTACACAAAAGTGGACAGAATggaaacagcaacaacatcggGAAGCCAACTGACCGGCAATGTGTTGGCAACGGCAACGGTAAAGGCAACGGCAACTGAAACTGCAACTCGAACGGAAACAAAAACGGAACCGGAAACACAGAGTCGCAATGAGAATCAGGACGAAAGCCGAAATCGGAAtaggaatcagaatcagaatgaGCCTGCGAATCAAacccaaactcaaactcaagcACAAATCAACAAAGCGGAAATATTTCGCTTACCAAGAAATTGTGTGCtgcaaaaaattttgaatttgcaATTGCTGGTAAAGGTAAGCCAGCCAATCAAACTGCTACTACTCCGTAGACCTCTGTCCGTCcggatttgtttattttttcctgaCCCCCTCAGGGGAACCTTGGCAATTGCAGATAGTTCGAgttgggtttttatacccttgcggggcgtatttccattttgtgggttagtttgttttggccaacttCATTAGGCATATTAATTCTTAGGCGGAATCAGTAGAATCAGTGTTCTTTTAACTAACTATTTATatctttaagaattttaagaattaatgCAGAGGCCAACAACATCGTTCCTACTTTTAGCAATTatcctaaaaaatttttagcacAGTTGGCGAAATTGCTGTTTTTTTCGATATTTGGACTGATGTTACAAGCAACCCGATTCATCGTTTGTTAGGTAggtaaaagattttaaaagtaCAACTCTTAATTTTTCCAACACCAAACTCAAaagaattttttgatttttcttccTTAGAGTTATGAAAAGGAACCTCTCAATTATGTGGACCTATTTTGAGGGTCTGTTTATTCGTCATTTATCTCTAAACTTTTAGTTGATGTAATCTTTCATGCGGAACTCTTAGCTAGAGTATCCAAAGGTTTagtcttgtttttgttttccctaAAATTCTCAGGTGGGCCGAGGGAGTAGAAACTTTATTCGAGGAGGCGGCTAAATGGGCAATGGATGGCCGCCAAGTGGCTTTGTGCGGTGCGAGTAACATTTCTTGGCAATTGCAGCGCCACTTCGACTTCATGTGGCATTCCGGCTACTCGGACCACTCGGAGCCCACTTACAACGCGCTGCGGGGTCTGCTGGCCGAGGAAAGAAAGGGCGCGGCATTCGAGCCGGATGAGGAGCAGGCTTACATGCTGGGAGCCACCGCACTGGACTGCTCGATTATGTTGACGTTTCaggaaatcgaaatcgaatgcGAATCCGATTGCCCGGCTGGCCAGAGGTAAGTATTATCCACACAATGCCGCCGCCTGCTTCCCGACTTCCTGCTAATCGAATTCCCAATCTCTTGCAGCGATTTCGAGGCACTGCAGCCTTGGTCCGTCGCCCTGCTGGGTCATCACTTTCTAACCAAGCTCTGTGTCCTCGATCTGGATCCCAAGCCCGACAGTCACTTTCATAAATTCATGGCGCAGACACGTGAAATTGAAAAGTGCCGTCgtgcattaaattaattaataaactttGTGCCCCAACTAAAAGCCGCACGCATCGACTGGCGAGCTCACAAAACTGTGGTACACTTTTGCTCCTCAATATAAATCCAGTTGCTCTTTTTTTGCGCTGCAGCTTTTCGAGTTCTTTTCATACCCGTTTGCTAAAAAGGACAAGGGTATATTGAATTCGTGCGAGTTCTGGTGACTGGAAGGCTATCAAGTGCTTAAAGTGTCAGACATTCGGGCTAAGACTCTGCCATGTTCCCGGTTTAAGTCCACTTAATTGGGCGGAAGCGAAGCTAATCCGAGGTCTAACTGATGTCTGCacagattttcatttaataactGCGGAAACTAGATTTCGGGCAATGTTCAAGAAaccataaaatttatttaaaggctTAAACTATATGCTgaatgaaaattgaattttttattaaaaacttactcATTATATAAATACGTATTCCATATTGTATATCTAATAGTAACCCATTGaattttgatattaaattaatattttctgaaataaaagacctttgtaaaaaaaatctaaaattacctattctttatattaaatagaaatttaaaataaaaccaacaTGATATGAATCACTTTAACATCTAATAACATTTGTAAAAGATTTACTTAATCTTGTTATTTCCCTAAATTTCCCTTAAATTACCTTTGCTTTGAGGTACCTTTTATTCGGTAGATCCTCCGGGCTAAGCTtagtttttccatatttttctaGTTACTTTGTTGGGCCGCACCTCTAAAAACGGTTTTTACCGCAGCTTGACAGCGAAAAAGGCAGCGGGGGCTAACAAACCACAGGATACACGGCGCTGTCCTGCGAAAGCTACGATGCGAGGGTATAGTTATGGGGCATAGGTGGGTGTAAGGGGGTGTTATGGGTAGTGGGCTAGGGATTGGCGGTCCTGAACACTCCTTAATTAATTTCCATGCGAATGCGGACGCCATAC from Drosophila takahashii strain IR98-3 E-12201 chromosome 2R, DtakHiC1v2, whole genome shotgun sequence encodes:
- the Ipk1 gene encoding inositol-pentakisphosphate 2-kinase isoform X2, producing the protein MLDALDALLACPQNNLRVFQNGNLIYGDHANSISFDELHSRVFPGEIMVLIKHLLVACLLREYKQPESNRPESPNQKQNQNQTLDQEQLNQSRVSIAATETKAGAAGIGAANVVLPFGGVAAASSSSVVTAGQSSTRTRAAAATATTQRYTKVDRMETATTSGSQLTGNVLATATVKATATETATRTETKTEPETQSRNENQDESRNRNRNQNQNEPANQTQTQTQAQINKAEIFRLPRNCVLQKILNLQLLVKRHFDFMWHSGYSDHSEPTYNALRGLLAEERKGAAFEPDEEQAYMLGATALDCSIMLTFQEIEIECESDCPAGQSDFEALQPWSVALLGHHFLTKLCVLDLDPKPDSHFHKFMAQTREIEKCRRALN
- the Ipk1 gene encoding inositol-pentakisphosphate 2-kinase isoform X1 is translated as MTAARETISSPGSGLGIGFGFGSGEKLRLEPQLQPHRVAKNLHALLDLPAAMELRQIELIYRAEGNANLVLALPQFKKVLRLPKMISSRRRPEERNERNERSERDEPQEGEVAQPEGQGESSAEEGAEKVPRDAASAGPSPPSPSQSLAGDLTMPDFMAYIGIMRRLLGNEFVCGADIVAIPKEDDRFWINEHIRAQRPVSRLDKEFVGPFGLLLPDVTQLPATFDVLLANLQAKGTTGDETGGAGATRTPLRRLGDTYAIEIKPKQGWLQLASDVNDLFDLMPPGAETKPKDQGEQKEQEQKDKCWCRFCSMQLLKLHNGKIKRLGHYCPLDLFSGAPSRMLDALDALLACPQNNLRVFQNGNLIYGDHANSISFDELHSRVFPGEIMVLIKHLLVACLLREYKQPESNRPESPNQKQNQNQTLDQEQLNQSRVSIAATETKAGAAGIGAANVVLPFGGVAAASSSSVVTAGQSSTRTRAAAATATTQRYTKVDRMETATTSGSQLTGNVLATATVKATATETATRTETKTEPETQSRNENQDESRNRNRNQNQNEPANQTQTQTQAQINKAEIFRLPRNCVLQKILNLQLLVKRHFDFMWHSGYSDHSEPTYNALRGLLAEERKGAAFEPDEEQAYMLGATALDCSIMLTFQEIEIECESDCPAGQSDFEALQPWSVALLGHHFLTKLCVLDLDPKPDSHFHKFMAQTREIEKCRRALN